One part of the Drosophila teissieri strain GT53w chromosome 3R, Prin_Dtei_1.1, whole genome shotgun sequence genome encodes these proteins:
- the LOC122621161 gene encoding uncharacterized protein LOC122621161 isoform X2 has protein sequence MMYNRPTTISLEEAVQYIYQYPLLPTPLIDYGFIYNLVCKKPRDVSVPLILEIESEFKSKDSAPEKPKKVPRLSYHSRSSSMSEDEPEPEVQVKYRWNSPRLMILCEDGDINCAVHYLVESLHDPFACNAVATLFLQESILEEFVDRMKDRMEPLSANISEHPVYVKTLERLNQLQAKTIVGNPKTVPGNASPMLVYDLTHRYLADGPTGVITLHTFRTMKDVVELQAKEPLTFTSVCIWNEKLAAAYELVARFSPLIFTINCYYVNLNEISLPFICNFNSAKIIDGYHYESLTFKGKRKVVVHPVGTIWGKLSRDSLVQY, from the exons ATGATGTACAA CAGACCCACGAC TATCAGCCTTGAGGAAGCAGTCCAATATATTTATCAGTATCCTCTGCTGCCGACTCCACTGATTGATTATGGATTTATCTACAATCTGGTTTGCAAGAAACCTCGGGATGTCAGTGTACCGTTGATCCTAGAAATTGAGTCGGAATTCAAGTCCAAGGATAGTGCTCCTGAGAAGCCAAAGAAGGTGCCCAGGCTTTCATACCATTCCCGATCGAGTTCTATGAGTGAAGATGAACCGGAACCGGAAGTGCAAGTTAAATACCGATGGAACTCGCCGCGGCTGATGATTCTCTGCGAAGATGGAGACATCAATTGCGCCGTGCACTATCTGGTTGAGTCTCTTCACGATCCCTTTGCCTGCAATGCGGTGGCCACTCTTTTCTTGCAGGAATCCATTCTGGAGGAGTTCGTGGATCGAATGAAGGATCGCATGGAACCGTTGAGCGCGAATATCTCTGAGCATCCGGTTTATGTAAAGACACTGGAGAGACTCAATCAGTTACAGGCAAAAACAATAGTGGGAAATCCCAAGACGGTTCCTGGTAATGCTAGTCCCATGCTGGTTTACGACCTGACCCATCGTTACTTGGCCGATGGACCCACTGGTGTCATAACCCTGCACACCTTTCGAACCATGAAAGATGTCGTTGAGCTGCAGGCTAAGGAACCACTTACTTTTACCTCCGTCTGCATTTGGAACGAAAAACTGGCAGCCGCCTACGAACTGGTGGCCCGATTCAGTCCGCTGATCTTCACGATTAATTGTTACTACGTAAATCTAAACGAAATCAGCCTGCCCTTCATTTGCAACTTTAACTCCGCAAAGATCATCGACGGCTACCACTACGAGTCGTTGACCTTTAAGGGAAAGCGCAAAGTGGTTGTCCATCCCGTTGGCACCATCTGGGGAAAGTTGTCCCGCGATTCCCTCGTCCAGTACTGA
- the LOC122621161 gene encoding uncharacterized protein LOC122621161 isoform X3, with the protein MMYNSRPTTISLEEAVQYIYQYPLLPTPLIDYGFIYNLVCKKPRDVSVPLILEIESEFKSKDSAPEKPKKVPRLSYHSRSSSMSEDEPEPEVQVKYRWNSPRLMILCEDGDINCAVHYLESILEEFVDRMKDRMEPLSANISEHPVYVKTLERLNQLQAKTIVGNPKTVPGNASPMLVYDLTHRYLADGPTGVITLHTFRTMKDVVELQAKEPLTFTSVCIWNEKLAAAYELVARFSPLIFTINCYYVNLNEISLPFICNFNSAKIIDGYHYESLTFKGKRKVVVHPVGTIWGKLSRDSLVQY; encoded by the exons ATGATGTACAA CAGCAGACCCACGAC TATCAGCCTTGAGGAAGCAGTCCAATATATTTATCAGTATCCTCTGCTGCCGACTCCACTGATTGATTATGGATTTATCTACAATCTGGTTTGCAAGAAACCTCGGGATGTCAGTGTACCGTTGATCCTAGAAATTGAGTCGGAATTCAAGTCCAAGGATAGTGCTCCTGAGAAGCCAAAGAAGGTGCCCAGGCTTTCATACCATTCCCGATCGAGTTCTATGAGTGAAGATGAACCGGAACCGGAAGTGCAAGTTAAATACCGATGGAACTCGCCGCGGCTGATGATTCTCTGCGAAGATGGAGACATCAATTGCGCCGTGCACTATCTG GAATCCATTCTGGAGGAGTTCGTGGATCGAATGAAGGATCGCATGGAACCGTTGAGCGCGAATATCTCTGAGCATCCGGTTTATGTAAAGACACTGGAGAGACTCAATCAGTTACAGGCAAAAACAATAGTGGGAAATCCCAAGACGGTTCCTGGTAATGCTAGTCCCATGCTGGTTTACGACCTGACCCATCGTTACTTGGCCGATGGACCCACTGGTGTCATAACCCTGCACACCTTTCGAACCATGAAAGATGTCGTTGAGCTGCAGGCTAAGGAACCACTTACTTTTACCTCCGTCTGCATTTGGAACGAAAAACTGGCAGCCGCCTACGAACTGGTGGCCCGATTCAGTCCGCTGATCTTCACGATTAATTGTTACTACGTAAATCTAAACGAAATCAGCCTGCCCTTCATTTGCAACTTTAACTCCGCAAAGATCATCGACGGCTACCACTACGAGTCGTTGACCTTTAAGGGAAAGCGCAAAGTGGTTGTCCATCCCGTTGGCACCATCTGGGGAAAGTTGTCCCGCGATTCCCTCGTCCAGTACTGA
- the LOC122621161 gene encoding uncharacterized protein LOC122621161 isoform X1, producing the protein MMYNSRPTTISLEEAVQYIYQYPLLPTPLIDYGFIYNLVCKKPRDVSVPLILEIESEFKSKDSAPEKPKKVPRLSYHSRSSSMSEDEPEPEVQVKYRWNSPRLMILCEDGDINCAVHYLVESLHDPFACNAVATLFLQESILEEFVDRMKDRMEPLSANISEHPVYVKTLERLNQLQAKTIVGNPKTVPGNASPMLVYDLTHRYLADGPTGVITLHTFRTMKDVVELQAKEPLTFTSVCIWNEKLAAAYELVARFSPLIFTINCYYVNLNEISLPFICNFNSAKIIDGYHYESLTFKGKRKVVVHPVGTIWGKLSRDSLVQY; encoded by the exons ATGATGTACAA CAGCAGACCCACGAC TATCAGCCTTGAGGAAGCAGTCCAATATATTTATCAGTATCCTCTGCTGCCGACTCCACTGATTGATTATGGATTTATCTACAATCTGGTTTGCAAGAAACCTCGGGATGTCAGTGTACCGTTGATCCTAGAAATTGAGTCGGAATTCAAGTCCAAGGATAGTGCTCCTGAGAAGCCAAAGAAGGTGCCCAGGCTTTCATACCATTCCCGATCGAGTTCTATGAGTGAAGATGAACCGGAACCGGAAGTGCAAGTTAAATACCGATGGAACTCGCCGCGGCTGATGATTCTCTGCGAAGATGGAGACATCAATTGCGCCGTGCACTATCTGGTTGAGTCTCTTCACGATCCCTTTGCCTGCAATGCGGTGGCCACTCTTTTCTTGCAGGAATCCATTCTGGAGGAGTTCGTGGATCGAATGAAGGATCGCATGGAACCGTTGAGCGCGAATATCTCTGAGCATCCGGTTTATGTAAAGACACTGGAGAGACTCAATCAGTTACAGGCAAAAACAATAGTGGGAAATCCCAAGACGGTTCCTGGTAATGCTAGTCCCATGCTGGTTTACGACCTGACCCATCGTTACTTGGCCGATGGACCCACTGGTGTCATAACCCTGCACACCTTTCGAACCATGAAAGATGTCGTTGAGCTGCAGGCTAAGGAACCACTTACTTTTACCTCCGTCTGCATTTGGAACGAAAAACTGGCAGCCGCCTACGAACTGGTGGCCCGATTCAGTCCGCTGATCTTCACGATTAATTGTTACTACGTAAATCTAAACGAAATCAGCCTGCCCTTCATTTGCAACTTTAACTCCGCAAAGATCATCGACGGCTACCACTACGAGTCGTTGACCTTTAAGGGAAAGCGCAAAGTGGTTGTCCATCCCGTTGGCACCATCTGGGGAAAGTTGTCCCGCGATTCCCTCGTCCAGTACTGA
- the LOC122621247 gene encoding LOW QUALITY PROTEIN: uncharacterized protein LOC122621247 (The sequence of the model RefSeq protein was modified relative to this genomic sequence to represent the inferred CDS: deleted 2 bases in 1 codon): MNSFPIVQSVDQNLSCKAVGISEMLDSQQNDRKVAQSKNLKFAFKQAGPKKVFHCEKQSDFQSQDTCASEEVLEESHEKSNLELEDIYEEVFRLKRRIGRLNYQLGTNILECPNIDLCQGDQIFLTNSAKIHPDILQIKIASHKLEQQLTQMQSVTKSSSLAKQMARNDYCRIQKLGDQLHIGIQKLESFKLKFEKHQGLCLQRFRFLNENKFSGREFKEYIEKSNEMIRTHLNKQILKNEYIPFRKEAAKVTISLKKSAENLQDHLSNVINNKKHEMFQNLKNSSVSIRSDL; encoded by the exons ATGAATTCATTTCCAATAGTGCAATCGGTGGACCAAAAT TTATCATGCAAGGCAGTAGGAATAAGTGAAATGCTAGACTCTCAACAGAATGATAGGAAAGTGGCACAATCAAAGAACTTAAAATTCGCATTCAAACAGGCTGGCCCAAAAAAAGTGTTCCATTGCGAGAAGCAGAGTGATTTCCAATCCCAAGATACCTGTGCCAGTGAGGAAGTGCTGGAAGAATCACACGAGAAGAGCAATTTGGAACTTGAGGATATTTACGAGGAAGTATTTCGCTTAAAGCGGCGCATTGGTCGACTTAATTATCAACTTGGTACCAATATACTGGAATGCCCAAACATAGATCTCTGCCAGGGtgatcaaatatttttaacgaATTCGGCGAAAATTCACCCTGATATTCTTCAGATAAAGATTGcgagccataaactagagCAGCAACTGACTCAGATGCAATCCGTCACAAAATCATCAAGTCTGGCCAAACAAATGGCACGGAATGACTATTGCAGAATCCAGAAGTTAGGTGATCAGTTGCACATTGGCATTCAGAAACTAGAATCCTTTAAGCTCAAATTCGAAAAGCATCAAGGACTATGTCTTCAACGGTTTAGGTTCTTAAACGAAAATAAGTTTAGTGGCAGGGAGTTCAAagaatatatagaaaaaagtaatgaaatgaTAAGAACTCACCTCAACAAGCagatattaaaaaatgaatatataccTTTTCGAAAGGAAGCTGCCAAAGTgacaatttctttaaaaaagtCCGCTGAAAATTTGCAAGATCACCTCTCAAACGtgataaataacaaaaaacacgAAATGTTCCAGAACCTAAAAAATTCCAGTGTATCCATTCGTTCAGacctttaa